A section of the Ranitomeya imitator isolate aRanImi1 chromosome 7, aRanImi1.pri, whole genome shotgun sequence genome encodes:
- the CFAP210 gene encoding cilia- and flagella- associated protein 210, which yields MMMMAAAPVPVVRHGRRKGSSRKQTERLPGNMADAADTTVDLREVTVLPRAEWERITNHGNSLEKKARKVYEERKEREDLHLRSKELVKNWTNTISGLRREKLQAKKLREEKEEEEKKRIDLEEALYQAEKRRQAIEDARVKQYNQSDKVKTFHSALLLTEVIRERDAQMELKNKRMTMNSRQDTDALAKMQRELEETVYSDQQKALQRSTGRKNNASDLMKLMEEHRHAADLEKQANDRESAEIQRQARLYEWEMNKLAKLKVEEKKEIMKTHQAHIADRDLLRALEKQMDEENDDLTRRYVLAKRKMANLKKEREEELHRKTVERRDKITELLAAQMKQKLDDEEERLTRALDEMEAKIKKESEEKEDKRKADLKEIAEHRMAMRKKKEEEEKGEKLKGIQALYEIKEADNFFVAQQREKMKRVEDECKKVQNLQIQQMAEKKIVTEAEREAEFEYARKNEALITKEEEMFQEYAKRVIDSITKAGGNPLALKKAAHTGTGGGHGPVYSNRGGIRPSYQVQDTSGVQLPAYYNDTTQQIKEIYDSGDVQQGKRRLGFTF from the exons atgatgatgatggctgCGGCGCCCGTCCCTGTGGTCCGGCACGGCCGGAGGAAGGGGTCCAGCAGGAAGCAGACAG AGAGATTACCAGGAAACATGgcagatgcagcagatacaactgtAGATCTCCGGGAAGTTACCGTACTTCCGAGGGCAGAGTGGGAGCGTATAACCAACCATGGGAATTCTCTGGAGAAAAAGGCAAGGAAAGTTTATGAAGAAAGGAAAGAAAGGGAAGACTTACATCTACGATCGAAGGAGCTGGTGAAGAACTGGACCAACACTATATCT GGTTTAAGGAGGGAAAAACTACAAGCAAAGAAACTGCGGGAGGAGAAagaagaggaggagaaaaaaaggaTCGATTTAGAGGAGGCCCTGTACCAAGCCGAAAAGAGGAGACAAGCCATAGAGGACGCCAGAGTCAAGCAATACAATCAGAGTGATAAAGTGAAGACCTTCCAC AGCGCGCTGCTGCTTACTGAAGTCATCAGAGAACGAGACGCCCAGATGGAGCTGAAGAATAAACGCATGACTATGAACAGCAGGCAGGACACGGACGCCTTGGCCAAGATGCAGAGGGAATTGGAGGAAACTGTGTATTCTGACCAGCAGAAGGCGCTACAGAGGTCGACTGGGAGGAAGAATAATGCAAGCGATCTCATGAAGCT GATGGAGGAGCACAGACATGCTGCTGACTTAGAGAAACAAGCCAACGACCGAGAAAGTGCAGAGATCCAGCGACAGGCCCGGCTGTATGAGTGGGAGATGAATAAACTAGCCAAGCTGAAAGTGGAGGAgaaaaaagaaataatgaaaacTCATCAG GCACATATTGCTGACAGAGACCTCCTGCGAGCTCTTGAGAAACAGATGGATGAAGAGAACGATGACCTGACAAGACGCTATGTCCTGGCAAAGAGAAAAATGGCTAATCTGAAAAAGGAGAGAGAAGAGGAATTACATAG GAAAACAGTGGAACGCAGAGATAAAATCACAGAACTGCTGGCCGCACAAATGAAGCAGAAGCTCGATGATGAAGAAGAGCGTCTAACTAGAGCGCTGGATGAAATGGAAGCGAAGATCAAAAAAGAAAGTGAGGAAAAAGAAGACAAGAGAAAAGCAGATCTGAAAGAGATTGCAGAGCACAGAATGGCCATG AGGAAGAAGAAAGAGGAAGAAGAAAAGGGAGAGAAGCTAAAAGGAATCCAGGCTCTTTACGAAATAAAAGAAGCCGATAACTTCTTTGTCGCACAGCAAAGGGAGAAAATGAAGAGAGTCGAAGATGAATGTAAAAAAGTCCAAAACCTGCAGATCCAGCAGATG GCTGAAAAGAAAATAGTGACAGAAGCAGAAAGAGAAGCAGAGTTTGAGTATGCCAGGAAGAACGAAGCACTGATAACCAAGGAAGAGGAGATGTTTCAGGAGTACGCCAAACGGGTGATTGATTCCATCACCAAAGCCGGAGGAAATCCACTGGCATTGAAGAAAGCCGCGCACACCGGCACCGGAGGAGGACACGGCCCGGTGTACTCCAACAGGGGAGGCATACGACCGAGCTACCAAGTGCAGGACACCAGCGGCGTTCAGTTACCGGCTTATTATAATGACACCACCCAGCAAATAAAGGAAATATACGATTCTGGGGATGTACAACAAGGGAAGAGGAGACTCGGCTTTACCTTTTGA
- the PHOSPHO2 gene encoding pyridoxal phosphate phosphatase PHOSPHO2 isoform X1 — translation MLFPQLVKNIPNRRRFWTFALIKDGYRMLLTSLRPRTNRTSAARCCRQIVSKGDDHRPADMKILLVFDFDHTIVNDNSDTWIVQCAPDKKLPRRLQNSYEKGKWTEYMGRIFRYLGEQGIREDDMKRIMIAIPYTPGMTELLHFIGQNKDRFDCIIISDSNTIFIDWILAHADVNNVFDQVFTNPATFDRLGNLTVQNFHVHHCATCPTNLCKKKVLEEFVAKQMSSGVDYSKIVYIGDGSNDLCPVTFLKKGDIAMPREGYTLQKKLAKEVELIDSSISVWSTGAEILSHLKRLLEG, via the exons ATGTTATTTCCACAGCTCGTTAAAAACATCCCTAACCGCCGCCGCTTTTGGACTTTCGCCCTCATCAAAGATGGCTACCGGATGTTGCTGACGTCATTGAGACCGCGGACCAATCGCACAAGCGCTGCAAGGTGCTGTAGGCAGATTGTGTCTAAAG GTGACGACCATCGTCCTGCGGACATGAAGATCCTCCTGGTGTTTGACTTTGACCACACGATTGTGAATGATAACAGCGACACCTGGATTGTCCAATGCGCTCCAGATAAGAAGCTCCCGCGCCGATTACAAAACTCCTACGAAAAGGGGAAATGGACAGAGTACATGGGTCGGATTTTCCGCTACTTAGGAGAACAGGGAATTCGAGAGGATGACATGAAGAGAATCATGATCGCCATACCCTACACTCCCGGGATGACGGAGCTCCTCCACTTCATCGGCCAAAACAAGGATCGTTTTGATTGCATCATCATTTCCGATTCCAATACCATCTTCATTGATTGGATTCTCGCCCACGCCGACGTGAACAACGTTTTTGATCAGGTGTTCACGAACCCCGCAACCTTCGACCGTTTGGGGAACCTCACGGTGCAGAATTTCCACGTCCACCATTGTGCAACCTGCCCGACGAACCTGTGCAAGAAAAAAGTGTTGGAAGAGTTTGTGGCCAAGCAGATGTCCAGTGGAGTGGACTACTCGAAAATCGTTTACATCGGGGATGGCAGCAATGACCTCTGTCCTGTAACCTTCCTGAAGAAGGGTGACATCGCCATGCCTAGGGAGGGTTACACGCTGCAGAAGAAACTTGCCAAGGAGGTTGAGCTCATTGATTCTTCGATTAGCGTCTGGTCAACTGGGGCCGAGATCTTGTCTCATCTCAAGCGCTTGCTGGAAGGATAA
- the PHOSPHO2 gene encoding pyridoxal phosphate phosphatase PHOSPHO2 isoform X2 gives MKILLVFDFDHTIVNDNSDTWIVQCAPDKKLPRRLQNSYEKGKWTEYMGRIFRYLGEQGIREDDMKRIMIAIPYTPGMTELLHFIGQNKDRFDCIIISDSNTIFIDWILAHADVNNVFDQVFTNPATFDRLGNLTVQNFHVHHCATCPTNLCKKKVLEEFVAKQMSSGVDYSKIVYIGDGSNDLCPVTFLKKGDIAMPREGYTLQKKLAKEVELIDSSISVWSTGAEILSHLKRLLEG, from the coding sequence ATGAAGATCCTCCTGGTGTTTGACTTTGACCACACGATTGTGAATGATAACAGCGACACCTGGATTGTCCAATGCGCTCCAGATAAGAAGCTCCCGCGCCGATTACAAAACTCCTACGAAAAGGGGAAATGGACAGAGTACATGGGTCGGATTTTCCGCTACTTAGGAGAACAGGGAATTCGAGAGGATGACATGAAGAGAATCATGATCGCCATACCCTACACTCCCGGGATGACGGAGCTCCTCCACTTCATCGGCCAAAACAAGGATCGTTTTGATTGCATCATCATTTCCGATTCCAATACCATCTTCATTGATTGGATTCTCGCCCACGCCGACGTGAACAACGTTTTTGATCAGGTGTTCACGAACCCCGCAACCTTCGACCGTTTGGGGAACCTCACGGTGCAGAATTTCCACGTCCACCATTGTGCAACCTGCCCGACGAACCTGTGCAAGAAAAAAGTGTTGGAAGAGTTTGTGGCCAAGCAGATGTCCAGTGGAGTGGACTACTCGAAAATCGTTTACATCGGGGATGGCAGCAATGACCTCTGTCCTGTAACCTTCCTGAAGAAGGGTGACATCGCCATGCCTAGGGAGGGTTACACGCTGCAGAAGAAACTTGCCAAGGAGGTTGAGCTCATTGATTCTTCGATTAGCGTCTGGTCAACTGGGGCCGAGATCTTGTCTCATCTCAAGCGCTTGCTGGAAGGATAA